In Pelagibius sp. CAU 1746, the following proteins share a genomic window:
- a CDS encoding histidine kinase dimerization/phospho-acceptor domain-containing protein: protein MTIALPPLDGSKRCITIRLALFAGIGLLASLLVIATVQRFSDALGRFKDASTAATITDCTDLLMKASVNWAFERGLVFTALQSGRAPTSEEERQIGIRRREGSQVIAHFREHAGSDLLRSDAAGFVDRMLSAYAAVEELRREAAGHIDRSPDKAAAKAEVWFASMTELIMAARQLSFALRDKVDRDSDLVRAMRARAAAWDLSEFAGRERGLISGIIAAGRPATAEELEQIGHYRGRIESVLLVVDRIGEAQGLDPEFVDALRRVQKAYRDELARQRRELQSLLVDRSVRPAAARPWFDATTAVIAEAVELQRVASLVSQKQASRLSAQSLVGAQMEFLMLIAATLLGAAGLMFVTYRVVRPIERVTLAFDRLAAGDGDIEIPASAHRDEIGIMTQAILAFRETMIERRHLEEEVHTRRRIEVELRKAKEEAESANHAKSRFLANVSHELRTPLNAVIGFAEALERGYIGPLGDRQRGYIADIRRSGKHLLDLIEDVLDISKAESEDWEIADDPVLAEVVGGQALSFVAGLAQRRGVTLRGDIPAMGLAFRGDRRMVVQMLTNLSNNAVKFTPPGGEVRLAASRRDDGGIRFAVSDTGIGMTDKELETAMELFGQVHKEGNQADDGTGLGLPLVQKLAALHGAELSLRSTPDVGTTALLDFPPWRSLHD, encoded by the coding sequence ATGACGATCGCATTGCCACCGCTCGATGGAAGCAAGAGGTGCATCACCATCCGCCTGGCGCTCTTCGCGGGCATCGGTCTGCTTGCCTCCTTGCTGGTTATCGCCACCGTTCAGCGCTTCAGCGACGCCTTGGGCCGGTTCAAGGACGCGAGCACGGCGGCGACCATCACGGACTGTACCGATCTTCTGATGAAGGCGTCGGTGAACTGGGCCTTCGAGCGCGGGCTCGTCTTTACGGCGCTGCAATCCGGTCGGGCGCCGACTTCAGAAGAGGAAAGACAGATCGGCATACGGCGGCGCGAGGGAAGCCAGGTCATCGCTCATTTTCGCGAGCACGCAGGTTCGGACCTGCTGCGAAGCGATGCCGCCGGGTTTGTCGACCGAATGCTGTCGGCCTATGCCGCGGTCGAGGAGTTGCGCCGCGAGGCCGCAGGGCATATCGACCGTTCCCCCGACAAGGCGGCGGCGAAGGCCGAGGTTTGGTTCGCGTCGATGACGGAGCTTATCATGGCTGCGCGTCAGTTGAGCTTCGCCTTGCGCGACAAGGTCGACCGAGACAGCGATCTGGTCCGCGCCATGCGAGCCCGCGCGGCCGCTTGGGACCTGAGCGAATTTGCCGGGCGAGAGCGCGGATTGATCAGCGGCATCATCGCCGCGGGACGGCCCGCTACTGCCGAGGAACTCGAGCAAATCGGGCACTACCGCGGCAGGATCGAGAGCGTGCTGCTCGTTGTCGACAGGATCGGTGAGGCACAGGGCCTCGATCCGGAGTTCGTGGATGCCTTGCGGCGGGTGCAGAAAGCCTATCGCGACGAACTGGCACGGCAGAGAAGGGAACTCCAGTCACTGCTTGTCGATAGAAGCGTTCGCCCGGCCGCTGCGAGGCCGTGGTTCGACGCCACGACGGCGGTTATCGCCGAGGCGGTCGAACTCCAGCGCGTCGCTTCCCTGGTCAGCCAGAAACAGGCCAGCCGACTCTCAGCTCAATCGCTTGTCGGCGCGCAGATGGAGTTCCTAATGCTGATCGCCGCGACCCTTCTCGGCGCGGCTGGTCTGATGTTCGTTACCTATCGCGTCGTCCGCCCGATTGAGAGAGTGACCCTGGCCTTCGACCGCCTTGCCGCCGGAGACGGAGACATCGAGATTCCGGCGTCGGCGCACCGGGACGAGATCGGCATTATGACCCAGGCCATCCTGGCCTTCAGGGAAACCATGATCGAGCGGCGCCATCTTGAGGAAGAGGTGCATACGCGCCGCCGCATCGAGGTGGAGCTGCGTAAGGCCAAGGAGGAGGCGGAGAGTGCCAATCACGCCAAGTCGCGGTTCCTCGCCAATGTCAGCCATGAGCTCCGGACGCCGCTCAATGCTGTGATCGGCTTCGCCGAAGCGCTGGAGCGCGGCTATATCGGACCGCTCGGCGACAGGCAGAGGGGCTACATCGCGGATATCCGCAGGTCGGGAAAACACCTGCTCGACCTTATCGAGGACGTTCTCGATATCTCCAAAGCGGAATCGGAAGACTGGGAGATCGCCGACGACCCGGTCCTCGCGGAGGTGGTTGGCGGCCAGGCTCTATCCTTCGTCGCCGGCCTGGCTCAACGGCGCGGCGTTACCTTGCGCGGCGATATTCCCGCAATGGGGCTGGCCTTCCGCGGCGACCGCCGGATGGTCGTCCAGATGCTGACCAATCTATCGAACAACGCGGTGAAGTTTACCCCGCCCGGGGGGGAGGTTCGGTTGGCCGCCAGCAGGCGGGACGACGGCGGCATAAGGTTCGCGGTGTCCGACACTGGAATCGGCATGACCGATAAGGAACTGGAGACCGCGATGGAGCTCTTCGGCCAGGTGCACAAGGAAGGCAATCAGGCCGATGACGGCACTGGGCTGGGCCTGCCGCTGGTGCAGAAGTTGGCGGCACTCCATGGCGCCGAACTCTCTTTGAGAAGCACGCCCGACGTCGGAACGACGGCCCTCTTGGACTTTCCCCCATGGCGCAGCCTGCACGACTGA
- a CDS encoding methyl-accepting chemotaxis protein — MPKFRFTIRGSLIAVSALLVCIVVALTSGSALDAWRQMSESQLVESNNRTADLFLESASNWAVERGITNAALASPQPLTSERRTAIDQRRRAAEQAFTAALEELQAEPDFPGKADLIGQVNSAYQQVVRFRKDVDEALRQPRTARDEAVSGNWVPTITSLIMSSQHLRQVSQFRPQTIASQIQMLRDLKQALWVMSEYAGRERAVIGGIIDSNSTITLESLERLANFRGRLEQAWSQVQTYLASEHASPLIKGDAAQVDRKFFQSYEAVRQGVYQAGLAGSDYPVDGAAWIAEATAAIDQLSALGKTASDVAADFAARSASDGQQSFLFDIALLLACLAIGASAIWVAVWRVAKPIQAMTSAMTQLAGGDLRAEIPGTSRKDEIGEMAQSVQVFKDNALETERLREEQQEAEKRAEEDKRRTMNELADKFSADVGAVVEAVTSASTELESTAQSMSAVAEETSQQSGAVASAAQQSAANVQTVSSATEELSSSSQEIGSQVSESTKMARSAVDEVARANQQVQGLAEAAEKIGTVIDLIQDIAEQTNLLALNATIEAARAGEAGKGFAVVAQEVKSLANQTAKATGEIGEHIARVQSETKEAVGAIDIIGSTIRRIDEVAASIASAVEEQIAATSEISRNVQEAANGTQEVTQNISGVSQGAQQTGAASEQMLSAVRNLSSQADALRGKVDDFLTEVRSA, encoded by the coding sequence ATGCCCAAGTTTCGTTTCACAATTCGCGGCAGCCTGATTGCCGTCAGTGCGTTGCTGGTATGCATCGTGGTCGCTCTGACGAGTGGCAGCGCTTTGGACGCCTGGCGTCAGATGAGCGAGTCTCAACTGGTCGAGTCGAACAACCGCACCGCGGATCTGTTCCTGGAAAGCGCCAGCAATTGGGCCGTCGAGCGCGGTATCACCAACGCCGCCCTGGCTTCGCCGCAGCCGCTCACCTCCGAGCGCCGCACCGCCATCGACCAGCGCCGCCGGGCGGCCGAACAGGCCTTTACCGCTGCCCTGGAAGAACTGCAGGCCGAACCGGACTTTCCGGGCAAGGCTGACTTGATCGGTCAGGTGAACAGCGCCTACCAGCAGGTCGTCCGCTTCCGCAAGGATGTGGATGAGGCCTTGCGCCAGCCGAGGACGGCGCGCGACGAAGCAGTGAGCGGGAACTGGGTGCCGACGATCACGAGCCTGATCATGTCCTCGCAGCACCTGCGCCAGGTCAGTCAGTTCCGTCCGCAGACAATCGCCTCACAGATCCAGATGCTGCGCGACCTGAAACAGGCGTTGTGGGTCATGAGCGAGTACGCCGGGCGTGAGCGTGCTGTGATCGGCGGTATCATCGACTCCAACTCGACGATCACGCTGGAATCCTTGGAGCGTCTGGCCAACTTCCGCGGACGCCTCGAGCAGGCCTGGAGCCAGGTTCAGACTTACCTGGCTTCGGAGCATGCTTCGCCCCTCATCAAGGGGGATGCCGCGCAGGTCGACCGTAAGTTCTTTCAATCCTACGAGGCCGTGCGGCAGGGGGTCTATCAAGCCGGGCTCGCCGGCAGCGACTACCCCGTGGACGGCGCCGCCTGGATCGCCGAAGCGACGGCGGCGATCGACCAGTTGAGCGCCCTCGGCAAGACCGCCAGCGATGTCGCTGCGGATTTCGCCGCCCGTTCCGCCAGTGACGGTCAACAATCCTTCCTGTTCGACATCGCTCTGCTGCTCGCCTGCCTGGCTATCGGAGCTTCGGCCATCTGGGTGGCGGTCTGGCGCGTGGCAAAGCCGATCCAGGCGATGACGTCGGCTATGACTCAGCTTGCCGGCGGCGACCTGAGGGCGGAGATCCCCGGGACCTCGCGCAAGGACGAGATCGGCGAGATGGCGCAATCGGTGCAGGTCTTTAAGGACAACGCCTTGGAGACGGAGCGCCTGCGCGAGGAGCAGCAGGAAGCCGAAAAGCGTGCCGAGGAAGACAAGCGCCGCACCATGAACGAACTGGCCGACAAGTTCAGTGCGGATGTTGGTGCGGTGGTGGAGGCGGTGACCTCCGCCAGCACGGAACTGGAGAGCACCGCCCAGTCCATGAGCGCGGTGGCCGAAGAAACCAGTCAGCAGTCGGGTGCCGTCGCGTCTGCGGCGCAGCAGTCGGCGGCCAACGTCCAGACCGTTTCCTCGGCGACCGAAGAACTGAGCAGTTCCAGCCAGGAGATCGGTTCCCAGGTTTCGGAGTCCACCAAGATGGCGCGCTCTGCCGTCGACGAAGTGGCGCGCGCCAACCAGCAGGTTCAGGGGCTCGCCGAGGCTGCGGAGAAGATCGGCACGGTAATCGATCTGATCCAGGATATCGCCGAGCAGACCAACCTGCTCGCGCTCAATGCCACGATCGAGGCGGCGCGTGCGGGTGAGGCCGGGAAGGGTTTCGCCGTGGTCGCCCAGGAAGTCAAGTCCTTGGCCAATCAGACCGCCAAGGCGACGGGCGAGATCGGCGAGCATATCGCCCGGGTCCAGTCGGAAACCAAGGAGGCCGTCGGCGCCATCGACATTATCGGCTCGACGATCCGCAGGATCGACGAGGTCGCGGCATCCATCGCCTCCGCGGTTGAGGAGCAGATCGCCGCCACCAGCGAGATTTCGCGCAACGTCCAGGAAGCGGCCAATGGTACGCAGGAGGTCACGCAGAACATCTCCGGCGTCAGCCAGGGGGCTCAGCAGACTGGTGCGGCCTCGGAGCAGATGCTGTCGGCGGTGCGGAACCTGTCGAGCCAAGCCGATGCGCTGCGCGGCAAGGTCGACGATTTCCTGACGGAGGTGCGTTCGGCCTAA
- a CDS encoding PAS domain-containing protein, with protein sequence MTAGFIEEVVARLPGPVFAFSTSGRLEAINDEGVELTGISRQAAQQMKLSDFIDTEERDRDFIEQFLRSPELPVPLFRIEDGKGGATSWQSEFFRLDGQDRSWLGIRLSRPERGSYSRGEATAGRSPERLLGERGAAGCGPDEAACRRCTHMSKADRFACGCPGKQHPRWFGGNLLQAIQAILRAGPQELALQAAIAEICQFSGWDYAEIWIPGGPSRAWRPHPFWFGNRQAYQGFRSRTFAAAEAGTPPLIERVASTQSACWFSDASVMPLTEYARAAAAEEAGLRATFAQPITHAGRTIAVLVFMMAKPCSRDDDLAELIGTVSSWLRKIIQDGDPGRAKAGGLSHAAPEVGGRAAAGAGGGIPPCSFDLLCTLLNSVDRPAFVVTLQHRTILWANPTACQLFGYEVGELLGRSTRILHVDQRSYEEFGKRARPFVTHDKVFRHRFWLQRKDGSRFASEHLVTPVRDLGGAQVAVSLVTDLSAPATRRFGKHLRRLSPREYDVLQLTIDGFSVKEIASRLGLSHRTVDIHRANLLKKLEVGTTTKLLAEVLAMSIVEHTQL encoded by the coding sequence ATGACCGCAGGCTTCATCGAGGAGGTCGTTGCGCGCCTGCCTGGCCCGGTGTTTGCCTTTTCCACATCGGGACGTCTGGAAGCCATCAACGATGAGGGCGTGGAACTGACAGGAATCTCCCGTCAGGCGGCCCAACAGATGAAGCTGTCGGATTTCATCGATACCGAAGAGCGGGATCGCGACTTCATCGAACAGTTCCTGCGGTCGCCGGAGTTGCCCGTTCCTCTCTTCAGAATTGAGGACGGCAAAGGGGGGGCGACTTCTTGGCAGAGCGAGTTCTTTCGGCTCGACGGGCAGGACCGCTCGTGGCTGGGCATACGCCTCAGCCGACCTGAAAGAGGCAGCTATTCGAGGGGCGAAGCGACGGCCGGTCGATCGCCTGAACGGCTCCTTGGCGAGAGAGGCGCTGCGGGCTGCGGGCCTGACGAGGCTGCGTGCCGACGTTGTACCCATATGTCGAAGGCAGACCGCTTCGCCTGCGGCTGTCCCGGCAAGCAGCACCCGCGTTGGTTCGGCGGCAACCTGCTTCAAGCGATCCAGGCCATCTTGCGGGCCGGCCCCCAGGAACTGGCGCTTCAGGCGGCTATCGCCGAGATCTGTCAGTTTTCGGGTTGGGACTACGCCGAAATCTGGATACCCGGCGGACCTTCCCGCGCCTGGCGGCCACATCCGTTCTGGTTCGGGAACCGCCAAGCCTACCAAGGCTTCAGGTCGCGCACCTTCGCGGCGGCCGAGGCCGGCACTCCGCCGCTCATCGAAAGAGTGGCGAGCACGCAGTCGGCGTGTTGGTTCAGCGATGCTTCCGTGATGCCGCTCACTGAATACGCGCGCGCCGCTGCGGCCGAAGAGGCCGGGCTGAGGGCGACCTTCGCCCAGCCGATTACACATGCAGGAAGAACCATAGCGGTTCTGGTCTTCATGATGGCAAAGCCGTGCAGCCGCGACGATGACCTCGCGGAGCTGATCGGCACCGTTTCGTCATGGCTGCGCAAGATCATCCAAGACGGCGACCCAGGGCGGGCCAAGGCCGGTGGACTTTCGCACGCCGCTCCAGAGGTGGGCGGAAGGGCCGCTGCCGGGGCCGGCGGCGGTATTCCTCCCTGCAGCTTCGATCTCCTGTGCACGCTCCTCAACTCGGTGGATCGGCCCGCCTTTGTCGTTACCCTGCAACATCGGACCATCCTTTGGGCCAATCCCACCGCTTGCCAGCTCTTCGGATATGAAGTGGGGGAGCTTCTCGGACGCTCGACGCGAATTTTGCACGTCGACCAGCGGAGCTATGAGGAGTTCGGCAAGCGGGCCCGCCCCTTCGTTACGCACGATAAGGTGTTTCGTCACCGCTTCTGGCTGCAGCGCAAGGACGGTTCCCGCTTCGCCAGTGAGCATCTCGTCACTCCGGTGAGAGATCTCGGCGGCGCCCAGGTCGCCGTTTCGCTGGTAACCGATCTCAGCGCCCCGGCGACTCGCCGCTTCGGCAAGCATCTGCGCCGGCTGTCGCCGCGCGAGTACGACGTTCTGCAACTGACCATCGACGGCTTTTCGGTGAAGGAGATCGCCTCTCGTCTGGGCTTGAGTCACCGCACCGTGGACATTCATCGCGCCAACCTGTTGAAGAAGCTGGAGGTCGGAACGACGACGAAGTTGCTGGCCGAGGTTCTGGCCATGTCGATCGTCGAGCACACGCAGCTTTAG